From the genome of Luteolibacter arcticus, one region includes:
- a CDS encoding acyl carrier protein has translation MAQGAELRQKIKEVMVEELMLDFDAGEIADETAIFGAGGLGLDSVDALQLVVAVEKHFGLKIADAEKAKGVLQSVETIAKAIEEKG, from the coding sequence ATGGCTCAAGGCGCGGAACTCCGGCAAAAAATCAAGGAAGTGATGGTCGAGGAATTGATGCTCGACTTCGACGCGGGGGAGATTGCCGACGAAACCGCGATCTTCGGTGCTGGTGGCCTGGGGTTGGATTCGGTGGATGCGCTCCAACTCGTCGTGGCCGTTGAAAAGCATTTCGGCCTGAAGATCGCCGACGCCGAGAAGGCGAAAGGCGTCCTGCAAAGCGTGGAGACCATCGCGAAGGCAATCGAGGAGAAGGGTTGA
- the lipA gene encoding lipoyl synthase — translation MSGCHGPQMKMDPALHQDKKPSWIKVRLPNNPVFWSTKSLITDLKLVTVCEEAQCPNRWECWGQGTATFMIAGEKCTRACGFCAVKTAKPDALEADEPYRVAEATRRMKLRHVVITAVARDDLKDGGAEHFQQTIEAVRAMNPGLVIEVLVPDFNDRDWALQMVMDARPHIFNHNLETVERLTPLVRSRAKYHRSLAVLKKAKAMVNGKVATKSGIMLGLGETRDEILRAMDDLLEADVTVLTMGQYLRPTPRHLPVVEYIEPVAFDELKQIAIAKGFRHVASGPLVRSSYHAADFRPELDIMDEIEKAAPSRGLDLQPEDLPIPAAKPALVKASVA, via the coding sequence ATGAGCGGCTGCCACGGACCCCAGATGAAGATGGATCCCGCCCTGCACCAGGACAAGAAACCGTCCTGGATAAAGGTGCGCTTGCCGAACAACCCGGTCTTCTGGTCGACCAAGTCGCTGATCACCGACCTCAAGCTGGTCACCGTCTGCGAGGAAGCCCAGTGCCCGAACCGCTGGGAATGCTGGGGCCAGGGCACCGCGACCTTCATGATCGCCGGTGAGAAGTGCACCCGCGCCTGCGGCTTCTGCGCGGTGAAAACCGCCAAGCCCGATGCGTTGGAAGCCGACGAGCCCTACCGCGTGGCCGAGGCGACCCGCCGCATGAAGCTCCGCCACGTGGTGATCACCGCGGTGGCCCGCGACGATCTCAAGGACGGAGGTGCCGAGCATTTCCAACAGACCATCGAGGCAGTCCGCGCGATGAATCCCGGCCTCGTCATCGAGGTGCTGGTGCCCGATTTCAATGACCGCGACTGGGCGCTCCAGATGGTGATGGATGCCCGCCCGCACATCTTCAACCACAACCTTGAGACGGTCGAGCGACTGACCCCGCTGGTTCGCTCCCGTGCCAAGTATCACCGCAGCCTTGCGGTGCTGAAAAAGGCGAAGGCGATGGTGAATGGCAAGGTCGCCACCAAGAGCGGCATCATGCTCGGTCTCGGCGAAACCCGGGACGAGATCCTGCGGGCAATGGATGATTTGTTAGAGGCCGATGTGACCGTGCTGACCATGGGCCAGTACCTGCGTCCCACGCCGCGGCACTTGCCGGTGGTGGAATACATCGAGCCTGTCGCCTTCGATGAGCTGAAGCAGATCGCGATCGCGAAGGGCTTCCGTCATGTGGCCAGCGGCCCGCTGGTGCGCAGCTCGTATCACGCCGCGGACTTCCGGCCGGAGCTCGATATCATGGACGAGATCGAGAAGGCCGCTCCATCCCGCGGACTCGACTTGCAGCCCGAGGATCTTCCGATCCCTGCGGCCAAG
- a CDS encoding FadR/GntR family transcriptional regulator — protein sequence MQRRSAQIAGELEQEILAGKLPPGERLPSEEKFCERFKVSRTVIREAIQQLRGRGLLRTLKGSGTYIADPSLESLGSAVESYSVLAEESDFLELIDFRILIETECARLAAKNAGEQVIRELKRIVETMDKARGTKDKFSKADIAFHLAIARGSGNRIYSILLGALEKRCIAYAQANRGDGDWSTPVISGHNEILEAIEAGLPDKAGDAMRKHLLSSRRHFVDLST from the coding sequence GTGCAACGACGAAGCGCCCAGATCGCCGGAGAACTCGAGCAGGAAATCCTCGCCGGCAAGCTGCCTCCCGGCGAGCGCCTGCCCTCCGAGGAGAAGTTCTGCGAGCGCTTCAAGGTCAGCCGCACGGTCATCCGCGAGGCCATCCAACAGCTCCGCGGCCGCGGCCTGCTGCGCACCCTGAAAGGCAGCGGCACCTACATCGCCGACCCGAGCCTGGAGTCGCTCGGCAGCGCGGTGGAGAGCTACTCGGTGCTCGCCGAGGAAAGCGATTTCCTCGAGCTGATCGACTTCCGCATCCTGATCGAGACCGAGTGCGCGCGGCTCGCCGCAAAGAACGCCGGCGAGCAAGTGATCCGCGAGCTCAAGCGCATCGTTGAAACGATGGACAAGGCGCGCGGCACCAAGGACAAGTTCAGCAAGGCGGACATCGCCTTCCACCTCGCCATCGCCCGCGGCTCGGGCAACAGGATCTACTCCATCCTGTTAGGCGCGCTGGAGAAGCGCTGCATCGCCTATGCCCAGGCAAACCGCGGCGACGGCGATTGGTCCACGCCCGTCATCTCCGGTCACAATGAGATCCTCGAGGCGATCGAGGCCGGCCTGCCCGACAAGGCGGGCGACGCGATGCGGAAGCACCTGCTCTCCTCGCGCCGCCACTTCGTCGATCTCTCAACGTGA
- a CDS encoding gluconokinase: MRIVIGGVSGSGKTTIGELVAEKLGCEFADADGFHPPENISKMSDGIALDDADRAGWLEALGVYLAGRDSIVLACSALKKVYRDRLRELAGPVRFFVLTADRTELEERLSTREHFMPASLLDSQLSTLELGEDVTVVENDDAPELVAARLVASTQEVG, translated from the coding sequence ATGCGAATCGTCATCGGCGGCGTCAGCGGCAGCGGCAAGACCACCATCGGCGAGCTGGTGGCGGAGAAGCTCGGCTGCGAGTTCGCCGATGCGGATGGGTTCCATCCGCCGGAGAACATCTCGAAGATGAGCGACGGGATCGCACTCGATGATGCGGATCGTGCGGGGTGGTTGGAGGCGCTGGGTGTTTATTTGGCGGGGCGTGACTCCATCGTGCTCGCTTGCTCGGCATTGAAGAAGGTGTATCGCGACCGGTTGCGGGAACTCGCCGGGCCGGTCCGGTTCTTTGTTCTGACGGCGGATCGCACGGAGTTGGAAGAGCGACTGTCCACCCGTGAACACTTCATGCCGGCGAGCTTGTTGGATTCGCAGCTCAGCACGTTGGAGTTGGGGGAGGACGTGACGGTGGTCGAGAATGACGATGCTCCAGAGTTAGTGGCAGCCAGGTTGGTTGCGAGCACCCAAGAGGTCGGATGA
- a CDS encoding lysylphosphatidylglycerol synthase transmembrane domain-containing protein, giving the protein MKKWLLFLAKLAFTAACLWWALSGQRLEESASFWPKDPEWGWALAAVALGGLTVFLSAFRWWLLLLAQGIPVGLGRATQLTLIGGLFNLMGVSSVTGDAAKIFLLIRDHREHKLAVTMSVLVDHLVGLVAMSLTFFAVTAGRFQAVESQSELGKTAIKFGWIYFSGGLAVVGLMFVMASPWVNDRIQKRVSNPRIARMRRVPEIYDVFRKKWKLVLPALAASVVMLPLYYATFWCGVRFVGSDTGFLPVFAAMPVVDAASAMPVSISGIGVREIALKTLMNDLVGLEPGISVLGSLVGFAAGTLFWAFAGGLLFLRPSDRTSMKEIEETTQAEA; this is encoded by the coding sequence ATGAAGAAGTGGCTGCTCTTTCTGGCGAAGCTGGCTTTCACCGCCGCGTGCTTGTGGTGGGCCTTGTCGGGCCAGCGTTTGGAGGAATCGGCTTCCTTTTGGCCGAAGGATCCGGAGTGGGGGTGGGCGCTTGCCGCGGTCGCACTCGGCGGCCTCACGGTATTCCTGTCTGCCTTCCGCTGGTGGCTGCTGCTGCTCGCGCAGGGCATCCCGGTCGGCTTGGGGCGGGCGACCCAGCTCACCTTGATCGGCGGACTTTTCAATTTGATGGGCGTGAGCAGCGTGACCGGGGACGCGGCGAAGATCTTCCTGCTGATTCGCGATCACCGGGAGCACAAGCTAGCCGTGACCATGTCGGTGCTGGTCGATCACCTCGTCGGCCTGGTGGCGATGTCGCTGACTTTCTTCGCCGTCACTGCGGGCCGCTTCCAAGCGGTGGAGTCGCAGAGCGAGCTGGGAAAGACGGCGATCAAGTTCGGCTGGATCTATTTCTCCGGGGGGCTGGCCGTGGTCGGCCTGATGTTCGTGATGGCGAGCCCGTGGGTGAATGACCGGATTCAGAAGCGGGTCAGCAATCCCCGGATCGCACGGATGAGGCGGGTGCCGGAGATCTACGATGTCTTTCGTAAGAAGTGGAAGCTGGTGCTGCCCGCGCTAGCCGCCAGCGTGGTGATGCTGCCGCTCTACTACGCGACCTTCTGGTGTGGCGTGCGTTTTGTCGGCAGTGACACGGGCTTCCTGCCGGTGTTTGCGGCGATGCCGGTGGTGGATGCGGCGAGCGCGATGCCGGTTTCGATCTCGGGCATCGGCGTGCGCGAGATCGCGCTGAAGACGCTGATGAATGATCTGGTCGGACTCGAGCCGGGGATCTCGGTGCTCGGGTCGCTGGTGGGTTTTGCGGCCGGAACGCTGTTCTGGGCATTTGCCGGCGGTCTGTTATTCTTGCGGCCGTCCGACCGGACATCGATGAAGGAAATCGAGGAAACCACCCAAGCGGAAGCATGA
- a CDS encoding SDR family oxidoreductase: MSREARPVRSILITGGNGGLGSGIGRYFLEKDPEAKVWLGVRSNRSNAEALAAEFSGRCACIDLEVTSKESWESAVASIMETDGRLDVLVNNAGLHRDHLLAAMPDEAWTSVISANLDAVFLGCRAVVRPMMAQRFGRIINISSLSAILPPLGQTNYAAAKAGVVALTQTLAKEVARAGITVNAILPGYIATEALAHMDEEGAKRAKAGIPMRRFGTPAEVASAVLFLACHDAGYVTGSALKIDGGIF, from the coding sequence GTGTCCCGCGAAGCTCGTCCCGTGCGCAGCATTCTCATCACCGGCGGCAATGGCGGGCTTGGCTCGGGCATTGGGCGCTACTTCCTGGAGAAGGATCCGGAGGCCAAGGTTTGGCTCGGGGTTCGTAGCAATCGTTCGAATGCGGAGGCGCTTGCCGCGGAGTTCTCCGGGCGTTGTGCATGCATCGATCTTGAGGTGACTTCCAAGGAGAGCTGGGAAAGCGCTGTCGCGAGCATCATGGAAACCGACGGCCGGCTCGATGTGCTGGTCAATAATGCGGGGCTTCACCGCGACCATTTGCTCGCCGCGATGCCGGATGAGGCGTGGACTTCGGTGATCTCGGCGAATCTGGATGCGGTGTTCTTGGGATGCCGCGCGGTGGTCCGGCCGATGATGGCGCAGCGCTTCGGGCGCATCATCAATATCTCCTCGCTCAGCGCGATCCTGCCGCCGCTCGGGCAGACGAACTACGCCGCGGCGAAGGCGGGGGTGGTGGCGCTCACGCAGACGTTGGCGAAGGAGGTTGCACGTGCGGGCATCACGGTGAATGCGATCTTGCCCGGCTACATTGCCACCGAGGCGTTGGCCCACATGGACGAGGAGGGGGCAAAACGCGCGAAAGCGGGCATCCCAATGCGTCGTTTCGGAACGCCTGCCGAGGTGGCATCCGCGGTGCTGTTTCTCGCTTGCCACGATGCTGGCTACGTCACAGGGTCCGCCCTGAAAATCGACGGCGGCATTTTCTAA
- a CDS encoding patatin-like phospholipase family protein, which produces MAPGPGHDPGLAVCLSSSFFGYYAHLGLLNAMEEAGLRPGRIAGASAGAIAGGLWAAGLRDEALEKVIYDFHFRRAFFDLGAFYRWPGILTGLAGAGLLSGVRMRRYLRRVIGDRQIEDLQSPRLEIAVANLTRKLGEIRSSGPLNDFIIASSAMPVLFMPQRIGGEDFLDGGVANETPFDHWLDDPAIHTIVVHSIRHSSCMRGLPWRTPGGILGECHGIVASDLMRRRIEDARISGKRLILLETEHDHPGLLHGGKSRGFFAAGAETFRKSPLGAPPARTGREIPLSPAERAS; this is translated from the coding sequence ATGGCACCCGGACCCGGCCACGATCCGGGACTGGCCGTCTGCCTGTCTTCGTCGTTCTTCGGCTACTACGCCCACCTCGGCCTGCTGAATGCGATGGAGGAGGCCGGCTTGCGGCCCGGCCGGATCGCGGGTGCTTCGGCCGGTGCGATCGCCGGTGGACTGTGGGCGGCCGGCTTGCGCGACGAGGCGCTGGAAAAGGTGATCTACGACTTCCATTTCCGCCGCGCCTTCTTCGACCTCGGCGCCTTTTACCGCTGGCCGGGTATTCTGACCGGCCTGGCCGGGGCGGGGCTGCTGTCCGGGGTGCGGATGCGCCGTTATCTCCGCCGGGTGATCGGCGACCGGCAGATCGAGGACTTGCAGAGTCCGCGGCTTGAGATCGCGGTGGCCAATCTTACACGCAAGCTTGGCGAAATCCGCAGCTCCGGTCCGCTGAATGACTTCATCATCGCCAGCTCGGCGATGCCGGTCCTGTTCATGCCCCAGCGCATTGGCGGCGAGGACTTTCTCGATGGTGGCGTGGCAAACGAAACGCCCTTCGACCACTGGCTGGATGACCCGGCGATCCACACCATCGTCGTCCACAGCATCCGCCATTCTTCCTGCATGAGGGGGCTGCCGTGGCGGACGCCGGGCGGCATTTTGGGCGAGTGCCATGGCATAGTCGCCAGCGATCTGATGCGCCGCCGCATCGAAGACGCCCGAATCTCGGGAAAGCGGCTGATTTTGCTCGAAACCGAGCATGATCACCCCGGCCTGCTCCATGGAGGAAAGTCCCGTGGCTTCTTTGCTGCCGGGGCGGAGACCTTCCGGAAGTCGCCGCTGGGCGCGCCGCCGGCCCGGACGGGGCGAGAAATTCCCCTTTCCCCCGCGGAAAGGGCGTCCTAG
- a CDS encoding zinc-binding alcohol dehydrogenase family protein, translating into MKAIQFTRPEEINVIELPEPPAPGPGEALVRTHRMGICGTDLSGYLGKMPFFSYPRIPGHELGLEVLATGEGVTNVKVGDRCSLEPYVNDPTTPTSQKGASNCCPGVQVLGVHQDGGLRDSWIVPARKLHAGNQLSYDQLALVETLAIGYHAVQRGNPQPGETVLVIGAGPIGLACLEFLKLMDLRVVIMDMVPGRIDFCRDRLGIQHGIVFKGDGSELAELEAITGGQLADVIIDATGSAVSMSNCFQYAAFTGRVVYVGITTQEVAFPHAPVFHRRELTLLASRNALPKDFGEIIALIGEGKIDTDAWITHRLAFDDVPGGFSRFTDTKLGAIKVIIEL; encoded by the coding sequence ATGAAAGCCATCCAGTTCACCCGCCCCGAGGAGATCAACGTCATCGAACTTCCCGAGCCACCGGCGCCGGGGCCGGGCGAGGCGCTTGTCCGCACCCACCGCATGGGCATCTGTGGCACGGATCTCTCCGGCTACCTCGGAAAGATGCCGTTCTTTTCCTACCCGCGCATTCCCGGTCATGAGCTTGGCCTGGAGGTGCTCGCTACCGGTGAAGGCGTGACGAATGTGAAGGTCGGCGACAGGTGCTCGCTGGAGCCTTACGTCAATGATCCCACCACGCCGACCAGTCAGAAGGGCGCTTCCAATTGTTGTCCCGGCGTGCAGGTGTTAGGGGTGCATCAGGATGGTGGCCTGCGCGACTCGTGGATCGTTCCGGCACGCAAGCTGCATGCGGGAAACCAACTTTCCTACGACCAGCTCGCGCTCGTGGAGACGTTGGCAATCGGCTATCACGCCGTGCAGCGCGGCAATCCCCAGCCGGGTGAAACGGTGCTGGTGATCGGTGCCGGGCCGATCGGCCTCGCCTGCCTGGAGTTTCTCAAGCTGATGGACCTGCGGGTCGTGATCATGGACATGGTGCCCGGGCGCATCGACTTCTGTCGCGACCGGCTCGGTATCCAGCATGGCATCGTATTCAAGGGCGACGGCTCGGAACTCGCCGAACTCGAGGCGATCACCGGCGGCCAGCTCGCCGATGTGATCATCGATGCCACCGGCTCGGCGGTATCGATGTCGAACTGCTTCCAGTACGCCGCCTTCACCGGTCGCGTGGTCTATGTCGGCATCACGACGCAGGAGGTCGCGTTCCCGCATGCTCCCGTCTTCCATCGCCGGGAGCTCACGCTGCTCGCCTCGCGGAATGCCCTGCCGAAGGACTTCGGCGAAATCATTGCGTTGATCGGGGAGGGGAAGATCGATACCGATGCTTGGATCACCCATCGCCTCGCCTTCGATGACGTACCGGGCGGATTTTCGCGCTTCACGGATACCAAGCTCGGAGCGATCAAGGTGATCATTGAGCTCTAA
- a CDS encoding sugar phosphate isomerase/epimerase family protein gives MKTAVTLCRVPESAAGPFVFHDPLPEGFAKAAGHGFDAVELFLEGPDAVPADEIHALQQQHGLAIAAVGTGAGMVKHGLSLTDASPEKRKAALDFLLRMIGFGGRLGAPAILGSMQGKWSADVPREKALDLLAGSLRIAGEAAAACGVPFIYEPLNRYETNLFNHLAAAAEFLDRREVANVVLLADLFHMSIEERDIAEALREAAPRLGHVHWADSNRQAMGFGHTDPVPIMAALREISYSGYISAEIFPLPDADTAASQTLESMIALRS, from the coding sequence ATGAAGACGGCTGTTACCTTGTGCCGCGTGCCGGAGTCGGCCGCCGGTCCCTTTGTTTTTCACGACCCGCTGCCGGAGGGCTTTGCCAAAGCGGCCGGGCACGGTTTCGATGCCGTGGAGCTTTTCCTGGAAGGGCCGGACGCTGTGCCTGCGGACGAGATTCATGCTCTCCAGCAACAGCACGGTTTGGCCATCGCTGCCGTCGGTACCGGTGCGGGCATGGTGAAGCACGGGCTGTCCCTCACCGATGCGTCGCCGGAGAAGCGCAAGGCGGCGCTGGATTTCCTTCTGCGCATGATCGGCTTCGGCGGCAGACTCGGTGCGCCCGCGATCCTCGGCTCGATGCAGGGGAAATGGAGTGCTGATGTCCCGCGGGAAAAGGCGCTGGATTTGTTGGCGGGCTCGCTCCGTATCGCCGGTGAAGCCGCCGCCGCCTGTGGCGTGCCCTTCATCTACGAGCCGCTCAACCGCTACGAGACGAACCTCTTCAACCACCTTGCCGCCGCCGCGGAGTTCCTCGACCGGCGCGAGGTTGCCAATGTCGTGCTGCTGGCCGACCTGTTTCACATGAGCATTGAGGAGCGAGATATCGCCGAGGCCTTGCGCGAGGCGGCCCCGCGGCTCGGGCATGTCCACTGGGCGGACTCGAACCGGCAGGCGATGGGCTTCGGCCACACCGACCCGGTGCCGATCATGGCCGCGCTACGAGAGATCTCGTACTCCGGCTACATCTCTGCGGAAATCTTCCCGCTGCCTGATGCGGACACCGCCGCCAGCCAGACCCTTGAATCGATGATCGCCCTTCGTTCATGA
- a CDS encoding RbsD/FucU family protein: MITRMLQSGILNPHILQLIARIRHTNTLVIADWAFPFWPQIETVDISLTHGIPTVLDVLDLLTPVFKIGRIWQAEEFLASNREDCVDRFAKSFGDLPLTREPHVDFKKRVPHAIGLIRTGDPTPYGNIILESA, from the coding sequence ATGATCACCCGCATGCTTCAGAGCGGCATCCTTAATCCCCATATCCTGCAACTGATCGCGCGGATTCGTCATACAAATACCCTGGTCATCGCGGACTGGGCATTTCCTTTCTGGCCGCAGATCGAAACGGTGGATATTTCGCTCACGCACGGGATTCCGACCGTGCTCGACGTGCTGGACCTGCTCACGCCGGTCTTCAAGATCGGCCGCATTTGGCAGGCGGAGGAGTTCCTCGCGAGCAATCGGGAGGATTGCGTTGACCGTTTCGCCAAGTCCTTCGGCGACCTCCCGCTCACCCGCGAGCCGCATGTGGATTTCAAGAAGCGGGTGCCGCACGCGATCGGCCTGATTCGCACCGGCGACCCGACACCGTACGGCAACATCATCCTCGAATCCGCTTGA